TACTCGTGGTTTGATTCGTCAGCATCAGTTCAACAAGGTAGAGCTGGTGAAGCTTACCACACCTGAATCCTCTTACGAGGAGTTAGAAAAAATGACAGCAGATGCTGAACGTGTGTTGCAGCTTCTGGGATTGCCTTATCGTGTACTAGGGCTATGTACGGCTGATATGGGCTTTACATCGGCTAAGACGTACGATTTGGAAGTATGGCTACCTGAGAGTGGAATGTACCGTGAAATCTCTTCTTGCTCAAATACGGAGGACTTCCAAGCGCGTCGGGCAAATATTCGTTTCCGTAAGGACCCAAAATCCAAGCCTGAATTTGTTCATACGCTGAACGGATCTGCTTTGGCTGTTGGACGCACTGTTGCTGCAATTCTTGAGAATTATCAACAAGAAAATGGCAGTGTTCTGATTCCGGAATGTCTACAACCGTATATGCGCAATGTAAAATCGATCCAACCTAAAAATATTTAAGAATATAGTTGCTTTTTCTTTGCGTTGTATGGTACAATTCCTAATGCATGTGAAATTTATATGCATTTGGAGAGGTACCGAAGCGGTCATAACGGGGCGGTCTTGAAAACCGTTAGAGTGCAAGCTCACGTGGGTTCGAATCCCACCCTCTCCGCCATTCTTTTAAATGTCCGCTATATAAGATATTATGGCGATTATGATTGAAACGCACTTGACTGTTGAACAGCGGTCTAGTGCGTTTTTTTGTGTTCATGACCGTTAGAGGAAAATCTAACGGGAGGTACTCAATATGAATGTGAACACAGGAAAAACAGCCCATAAAAGAGGGCGAAGAAAGAATAATTTAGATTTACCACAACGGTTGTTAGACCGTCTGACTTCTTCGGTCTTGGAAACGCCTCGCTCCACACTTCAAGAAGCCGAGAAACCTCGTTCTGAGACGTTAACACTGGACAAGTTGTTTAACCGCTACTATGCCGCAAGGCAAGCGGCAGGGGCGGCAGAGCGCACCTTAGAAGACTACAGGAAGCATATGAACTGGTTTCGGCGTTTCTTAGCAACGGAGTACAGCGGTCTTGATAACTTTGTACCTAACCGTGATGTCATCCGTGTATGGATTTCATCTATGTTGACGGTGCAGAGGTTGAAGCCCTCAACAATAAATATCAGATTACGTACAGTTAAGGCAATGTTCAATTGGGCTATAAGTGAAAGAATCATAAAAGAATCTCCATTTGAGAATGTAGAGTTATTGAAGGTACCTGAGGAAGATTTCCAAGTAATTTCAAAGGCACATGAGAGGAAGCTCTTCAATTGCTGTGAATTGACTACCTTCTTGGGATTGCGTGATGCATTATTGATGTCTTTTCTGCTTGATACAGGGGTACGTATTGGGGAGTGTATGAGAATTTTTGTAGAGGAAGTTGATTTACAGAATCGCTCTGCTTCCGTACGTGCAGAATCAGCTAAAACTAGAAAAGCGCGGACAGTTTACTTTGGAGTAAGAACCCAAGAGCTATTGGTTATTTATCTCGCTTGGCATGAGATGAACGGACAAGCTCCAAACTTATTCCTAAATGAATATGGTCAGCCATTAGATAAGAATTGGGCAACCAGATGTATTAGCTACATCGGGAAGAAGGCAAAGATTACGGGAGTTCGTATAAGTCCTCACACATTCCGACATACGTTTGCAACTCGTTATATAAAGGCAACAGGTGACCCATTTTCATTACGAAGATTACTTGGGCATTCCTCAATGGAGATGGTCAATCGTTACGTTAATCAGGATGCCACCGATGTTCGTGAGCAATATGAGAAGTTCGTGAAAAGAGGAATTGAGCAATGGTAACTACACGAACTGTATGGTTGGCTAAGGACGCTAAAGTTAGCGCTACCAAACTTGTAGAACTGGTATGAGTGCGTTATTAGCTTGCTCAGGAGCATGGCAGCAAAGACACTATTCCTGAACGCAGAGGAGCCATACAAGCTGAAATTGAGCATCTGAAAGTGGAAGTTGATTAGTTATTAAGGTTATGTGATAGGAATGTGTATTTAGAAGTTGGAACGGTCATATCAATTCAAGGATGATTGTAAGTGTCACTATCATTAACTTTAATTATTGCATGACACCAACAAAAAAACTTGCGCAATAACACAAAGAAGACTACTTCATAAGAATCTAAGTAGTCTTCTTTGTGTTATTGTCAGTCATCTTCTTCATTCTCTTTAGCTACAATCACTACAAATTCTAAGGGGAAAGTTCATCTAATAAAACTCAGATTTTATTGAGAGATATTATTAACCCAAAGTGGATTGATGATATCTTTGTTTAATTCCAATGATTTATTAACGATACTATAATTGAAACTGTGATAATTCTTTAGTATTCCGTTGTTTCTGACATAAAGAGATAATAGCATTTTACATACTATATCCCTTTTTAGAATATCCCTTTCCCATAAATAGAGGATATTG
The window above is part of the Paenibacillus sp. FSL K6-0276 genome. Proteins encoded here:
- a CDS encoding tyrosine-type recombinase/integrase produces the protein MNVNTGKTAHKRGRRKNNLDLPQRLLDRLTSSVLETPRSTLQEAEKPRSETLTLDKLFNRYYAARQAAGAAERTLEDYRKHMNWFRRFLATEYSGLDNFVPNRDVIRVWISSMLTVQRLKPSTINIRLRTVKAMFNWAISERIIKESPFENVELLKVPEEDFQVISKAHERKLFNCCELTTFLGLRDALLMSFLLDTGVRIGECMRIFVEEVDLQNRSASVRAESAKTRKARTVYFGVRTQELLVIYLAWHEMNGQAPNLFLNEYGQPLDKNWATRCISYIGKKAKITGVRISPHTFRHTFATRYIKATGDPFSLRRLLGHSSMEMVNRYVNQDATDVREQYEKFVKRGIEQW